In Horticoccus luteus, the following proteins share a genomic window:
- a CDS encoding methyltransferase family protein: protein MLSQSLPAQLGLTYFLSEIFVRFARRSDQHAQHSDAGSLRWLWISIALGIGGAVAAQTYFPAGYFALSPRTATALVAVFGLGLALRWWAILVLGRFFTVDVAIAADHELVVRGPYRFVRHPSYSGMMLAFAALAATFQNWLSFVFVLVPISLGLAYRIRVEEHALVQGLGDAYRRYQKTTKRLIPGVY from the coding sequence ATGCTTTCCCAGTCTCTTCCTGCGCAACTCGGCCTGACGTATTTTCTCTCCGAAATTTTCGTGCGTTTCGCGCGCCGCTCGGATCAGCACGCCCAACACTCCGACGCCGGCTCGCTTCGATGGTTGTGGATCTCCATCGCGCTCGGCATCGGCGGCGCGGTGGCTGCGCAAACGTATTTCCCCGCCGGGTATTTCGCGCTTTCCCCGCGGACCGCGACGGCGTTGGTCGCCGTGTTTGGTCTCGGCCTCGCGTTGCGATGGTGGGCGATTCTTGTCCTCGGTCGCTTCTTCACGGTCGATGTCGCCATCGCCGCCGATCATGAACTCGTCGTTCGCGGCCCTTATCGTTTCGTGCGCCATCCCTCTTACAGCGGCATGATGCTCGCGTTTGCCGCCCTCGCCGCGACGTTTCAAAACTGGCTTTCGTTCGTCTTCGTCCTCGTGCCGATTTCACTCGGCCTCGCCTATCGCATCCGCGTCGAAGAACACGCGCTGGTGCAAGGCCTCGGCGATGCCTATCGCCGCTACCAGAAAACCACGAAGCGGCTGATTCCTGGCGTGTATTGA
- a CDS encoding trehalase family glycosidase, with amino-acid sequence MNLSAAIATTRSYIDANWEKTFRDSRAESVREFPLPRPHTVPSTDPTMWLFFYWDTYFTNLGLLRQGRAAQALNNAENVLHCIEQLGFVPNISVRIALNRSQVPVSAPLFADIYRHTQDRAFLPRAYAALVKEYAFWMALRTAPNGLATCGTHADPVTLADFYKVISHRLRDIPEEPAARLVYLKHKMAECEVWDFNPRFSQRAADFNPVDTNGVLFLFETIAGDFAHDLGLSSDEQLWRDRASHRRALVDRYLWNEQRGYYFDYDWANQRPGSVVSAAPYFALWSGICSDAQAAALVRNLPLVERAHGLITCAEGSNTSANTYQWDAPNAWPPIQTAALLGLLRYGYVAEAKRLAEKYVLTCARNLEQTGQLWEKYNALTGGIDVADEYKMPPMMGWTAGGFLHAAEVLER; translated from the coding sequence GTGAATCTTTCCGCCGCCATCGCCACGACTCGGAGCTACATCGACGCCAATTGGGAAAAGACGTTTCGTGACTCGCGCGCCGAGTCCGTCCGCGAGTTTCCCCTTCCGCGCCCGCACACCGTGCCCTCGACCGATCCCACGATGTGGCTGTTTTTCTATTGGGACACCTACTTCACCAACCTTGGCCTTCTCCGCCAAGGCCGCGCCGCGCAGGCGTTGAACAACGCCGAGAACGTCCTCCATTGCATTGAGCAACTCGGTTTCGTGCCCAACATCTCCGTCCGCATCGCGCTCAATCGCTCGCAAGTCCCCGTCTCCGCCCCGCTCTTCGCCGACATCTATCGCCACACGCAGGACCGCGCTTTTCTGCCCCGCGCTTACGCGGCACTCGTAAAAGAATACGCGTTCTGGATGGCGCTCCGCACGGCCCCCAACGGCCTCGCGACGTGTGGCACGCACGCCGATCCCGTCACGCTCGCCGATTTCTACAAAGTGATCAGCCACCGCCTGCGCGACATCCCCGAGGAGCCCGCGGCGCGCCTGGTTTACCTCAAGCACAAGATGGCCGAATGCGAAGTGTGGGATTTCAATCCCCGCTTCAGCCAACGCGCCGCCGACTTCAATCCTGTCGACACCAACGGCGTGCTCTTCCTCTTCGAAACCATCGCCGGCGATTTCGCACACGACCTCGGGCTCTCCTCCGACGAACAACTCTGGCGCGACCGCGCCAGCCACCGTCGCGCCCTCGTCGACCGCTACCTTTGGAACGAACAACGCGGTTACTACTTCGACTACGATTGGGCGAACCAACGCCCTGGCTCCGTCGTCTCCGCTGCGCCGTATTTTGCGCTCTGGTCCGGCATCTGCTCGGACGCCCAGGCCGCCGCGCTCGTGCGCAACCTCCCGCTGGTCGAGCGCGCCCACGGTCTCATCACCTGCGCCGAAGGTAGCAACACCTCCGCCAACACTTACCAATGGGATGCCCCCAACGCCTGGCCGCCGATCCAGACCGCGGCGCTCCTCGGCCTCCTGCGCTATGGTTACGTCGCCGAGGCAAAACGCCTCGCCGAAAAATACGTGCTCACGTGCGCACGCAATCTCGAGCAGACCGGCCAGCTCTGGGAAAAGTATAACGCGCTGACCGGCGGCATCGATGTCGCCGACGAATACAAAATGCCGCCGATGATGGGCTGGACCGCCGGC